Proteins from a genomic interval of Nostoc sp. TCL240-02:
- a CDS encoding nucleoside hydrolase produces MSKQLVLMDHDGGVDDYLATMLLLTMDHIELLGVVVTPADCYIQPAVSATRKILDLMGFSHISVAESTVRGINPFPTLYRRDSFIVDHLPILNQSETITTPLVAETGQDFMIKVLREASDPVTLMITGPLTTVAVALDKAPDIEAKIHKIVWMGGALNVPGNVEKSLEPGQDGSAEWNVYWDAVSAARVWETQIEIIMCPLDLTNNVPVTSKLVQKMWQQHHYPISDLAGQCYALVIPQDYYFWDVLATAYLGHPEFYQLREWETEIITTGVSQGRTKVVPGGRKIYAMDKIDKDAFYTYILQQWAR; encoded by the coding sequence ATGTCAAAACAACTTGTATTAATGGATCATGATGGCGGTGTAGATGACTATCTGGCAACTATGCTGCTTTTGACAATGGATCATATCGAACTCCTTGGTGTTGTCGTCACTCCAGCAGATTGCTACATTCAACCGGCTGTTAGCGCCACACGTAAAATTCTCGATTTGATGGGATTTTCTCATATCTCAGTTGCAGAAAGCACTGTGCGCGGCATCAATCCATTTCCTACTCTCTATCGCCGTGATTCCTTTATCGTTGACCATCTTCCCATTCTCAATCAAAGCGAAACCATTACTACGCCTCTAGTTGCCGAAACAGGTCAAGATTTCATGATTAAGGTGCTGCGCGAGGCATCAGACCCCGTAACGTTGATGATAACTGGGCCGTTGACCACCGTTGCAGTAGCTTTAGACAAAGCACCGGATATTGAAGCCAAGATTCACAAAATTGTTTGGATGGGAGGTGCATTAAATGTCCCTGGTAATGTAGAAAAAAGTTTAGAACCTGGACAAGATGGTTCTGCTGAATGGAATGTTTACTGGGACGCGGTTTCAGCAGCACGAGTCTGGGAAACACAAATTGAAATTATTATGTGTCCTTTGGATTTGACTAATAATGTCCCAGTTACATCAAAATTAGTGCAAAAAATGTGGCAGCAACACCACTATCCCATCTCTGATTTAGCTGGACAATGTTATGCGCTAGTTATCCCCCAGGATTATTATTTTTGGGATGTGCTGGCGACAGCTTATCTAGGACATCCAGAATTTTATCAATTGCGCGAATGGGAAACAGAAATTATCACCACTGGAGTCAGTCAGGGACGGACTAAAGTAGTTCCTGGTGGTCGGAAAATTTATGCGATGGATAAAATAGATAAAGACGCTTTTTATACTTATATCTTGCAGCAATGGGCAAGATAA
- a CDS encoding S-methyl-5'-thioadenosine phosphorylase codes for MAQASIGIIGGSGLYKMDALKDIEEVHIQTPFGSPSDALILGTLDSTRVAFLARHGRNHTLLPSELPFRANIYAMKQLGVKYLISASAVGSLKEEAKPLDMVVPDQFIDRTKNRISTFFGEGIVAHIAFGDPICKNLAAVLADAIASLNLPEVTLHRGGTYVCMEGPAFSTKAESNLYRSWGATIIGMTNLPEAKLAREAEIAYATLALVTDYDCWHPDHDSVTVELVIGNLLRNAANAQKVIQETVRRLSENPPTSEAHSALQYAILTQLDKAPAATKEKLGLLLQKYL; via the coding sequence ATGGCTCAAGCTAGTATTGGGATTATTGGTGGCAGTGGTCTGTATAAAATGGATGCGCTCAAAGATATAGAAGAGGTGCATATCCAAACCCCCTTTGGTTCACCGTCTGATGCTTTGATTCTGGGGACATTGGATAGTACAAGAGTAGCTTTTTTAGCGCGTCATGGCCGCAATCACACGCTGTTACCCTCAGAATTACCGTTTCGTGCTAATATCTATGCGATGAAGCAATTGGGCGTGAAGTATTTAATTTCAGCTAGTGCGGTGGGTTCCTTGAAGGAAGAGGCAAAACCACTGGATATGGTAGTGCCAGATCAGTTTATTGACAGAACGAAAAATCGGATTTCAACATTCTTCGGTGAGGGAATTGTGGCTCACATTGCCTTTGGCGATCCGATTTGTAAGAATTTGGCTGCTGTGTTGGCAGATGCGATCGCATCTCTCAATTTACCAGAAGTTACTCTCCATCGAGGGGGGACTTATGTGTGCATGGAAGGGCCAGCATTTTCCACAAAGGCAGAATCGAATCTTTACCGCAGTTGGGGTGCAACAATCATTGGCATGACAAATTTACCAGAGGCGAAGTTAGCAAGGGAAGCGGAAATTGCTTATGCAACCTTAGCACTGGTGACAGATTATGATTGTTGGCATCCAGACCATGACAGTGTGACAGTGGAATTGGTGATTGGCAATTTGCTGCGGAATGCTGCGAATGCTCAGAAGGTAATTCAAGAAACTGTGCGGCGCTTGAGTGAAAATCCCCCAACCAGTGAGGCGCATTCGGCTTTGCAGTATGCGATTTTGACTCAGTTGGATAAAGCACCAGCAGCGACGAAGGAAAAGTTAGGGTTATTGTTGCAGAAGTATTTGTAG
- a CDS encoding AAA-like domain-containing protein: MGNPSIYTVGGTVQAGGGIYIPRQADEELLGLCRSATFAYVLTPRQMGKSSLMVRTAQTLTDEGIRSVIVDLQELGASVTAEQWYFGFLVKLDDQLMFDTDVVSWWQQHEHLGVSQRLTQFFERVLLAEVEGQVVIFVDEIDSTLSLDFTDDFFIAIRYLYVARATNPEFGRLSFVLMGVATPGDLISDAKRTPFNIGQRVDLTDFTLEEALPLADGLALPSDEASQILRWILNWTGGHPYLTQRLCGALLTKNPEFVETRFIASDVDRIVNSTFLGAMSEQDNNLQFVRDMLTKRSPDPEVLTIYREIRWGKRAVVDEEQSLAKSHLKLSGVVRRENNVLRVRNKIYRQVFDYKWINKHLPFNLRDRWEQLKPALPYVAILVIFSVLMTGVAVYVNNKRLTAQDARNKEEQQRLEAETQRNEAKHQAENARTQQQKAEEQSREAQKQKRIAKQESERAKKGEEQAKSAQQLAEERGTKLAIALDKTKTAEQLAKDRQADAERQRNIAQKQEQQATAAKADADKRRINAEIFAQSLKSQNLMASNLQLDALVTGLKVGKRLKTPDKNVEPDTRVFVVATLQQVLYGVKERNRLEGHSNSVSGVAFSPDGQTIASASWDNTVKLWNRNGQLLQTLQDNSLVSGVAFSPDGQTIVSASSDNTVKLWNCNGQLLQTLQGHSNSVWSVAFSPDSQTIASASDDKTVKLWNRNGQLLQTLQGHSSGVWSVAFSPDGQTIVSASDDKTVKLWNRNGQLLQTLQGHSDSVRSVAFSPDGQTIASASNDKTVKLWNRDGRLLQTFQGHSSEVWGVAFSPDGQTIASASSDNTVKLWNRNGRLLQTLQGHSSWVNGVAFSPDGQTIASASNDKTAKLWNRNGQLLQTLQGHTSYVNGVAFSPDGQTIASASWDKTVKLWNRDGRLLQTFQGHSSWVWSVAFSPGGQTIASASNDKTVKLWNRNGQLLQTLQGHTGSFLGVAFSLDGQTIASASSDNTVKLWNRNGRLLQTLQGHSSWVNGVAFSPDGQTIASASDDKTVKLWNRNGQLLQTLQGHSSGVNGVAFSPDGQTIASASSDKTVKLWNRNGQLLQTLQGHSSGVNGVAFSPDGQTIASASSDKTVKLWNRNGQLLQTLQGHSNSVSGVTFSPDGQTIASASFDNTVKLWNLNLDDLMVKGCAWVRDYLQNNPNVNEKDKHLCDDIGTSR, encoded by the coding sequence GTGGGTAATCCAAGCATTTACACTGTTGGCGGGACGGTACAGGCTGGCGGTGGGATTTACATTCCTCGTCAAGCTGATGAAGAATTACTCGGTTTATGTCGGTCGGCAACTTTCGCTTATGTACTAACGCCGCGTCAAATGGGTAAATCTAGCCTGATGGTACGCACGGCGCAAACCCTGACGGACGAGGGAATTCGCTCGGTAATTGTTGACCTTCAAGAATTGGGGGCAAGTGTCACAGCCGAACAGTGGTATTTTGGGTTTTTAGTCAAGCTAGATGACCAACTCATGTTTGATACAGATGTGGTGAGTTGGTGGCAACAACACGAGCATCTGGGAGTATCGCAACGGCTGACACAGTTTTTTGAGAGAGTTTTGCTGGCTGAGGTTGAAGGGCAAGTGGTGATTTTTGTCGATGAAATTGACTCTACCCTCAGCCTGGATTTTACCGATGATTTTTTTATCGCCATTCGTTATCTCTATGTTGCCCGTGCGACTAATCCTGAATTTGGGCGACTTTCTTTTGTCTTAATGGGCGTAGCGACTCCCGGCGATTTAATCAGCGATGCCAAGCGCACACCATTTAATATTGGACAGCGTGTAGATTTAACTGATTTTACCTTAGAGGAAGCTTTACCCCTGGCTGATGGTTTGGCATTACCCAGTGATGAGGCCAGCCAGATATTACGCTGGATATTGAACTGGACAGGCGGACACCCATATTTAACCCAGCGTCTTTGTGGTGCATTGTTAACAAAGAATCCAGAATTTGTAGAGACGCGATTTATCGCGTCTGATGTAGACAGAATAGTTAACAGCACATTTTTGGGCGCAATGAGTGAGCAAGACAATAACCTGCAATTTGTCCGCGATATGCTGACTAAACGCTCACCAGACCCGGAGGTTTTGACTATTTACCGCGAGATTCGCTGGGGTAAGCGGGCGGTTGTGGATGAGGAGCAGTCTTTAGCTAAATCTCACTTGAAGCTATCGGGGGTGGTGCGGCGAGAGAATAATGTTTTGCGGGTGCGGAATAAAATCTATCGGCAAGTCTTTGATTACAAGTGGATTAATAAACATTTGCCGTTTAACTTGCGGGATAGGTGGGAACAGCTTAAACCTGCGCTGCCTTATGTAGCGATACTGGTAATATTTTCGGTTTTAATGACGGGAGTGGCTGTGTATGTGAATAACAAACGTTTGACTGCCCAAGATGCCCGCAATAAAGAAGAACAACAGCGTCTAGAAGCCGAAACTCAACGCAATGAGGCAAAGCATCAGGCTGAAAATGCGCGAACACAGCAGCAAAAAGCAGAGGAACAAAGCCGGGAGGCACAAAAGCAAAAGCGCATTGCTAAACAAGAAAGTGAAAGAGCTAAAAAAGGAGAGGAGCAAGCAAAGTCTGCACAACAATTAGCTGAAGAAAGGGGAACAAAGTTAGCAATTGCACTTGATAAAACCAAAACTGCTGAACAATTAGCAAAGGATAGACAGGCAGACGCTGAAAGACAGCGAAATATTGCCCAAAAACAAGAACAGCAAGCAACTGCCGCCAAAGCAGATGCAGATAAACGCCGAATAAATGCCGAAATTTTTGCCCAAAGCCTCAAATCACAGAACTTAATGGCATCAAATTTACAACTTGATGCTTTAGTCACAGGCTTGAAGGTAGGAAAACGACTCAAAACACCAGATAAAAATGTAGAACCAGATACCCGCGTCTTTGTAGTAGCCACACTCCAGCAGGTGCTTTATGGAGTCAAGGAACGTAACCGACTAGAAGGTCATAGCAATTCGGTTTCGGGCGTGGCATTTAGCCCCGACGGTCAAACCATTGCCTCTGCAAGTTGGGACAACACTGTGAAGCTGTGGAATCGCAACGGGCAACTCCTGCAAACTCTCCAAGATAATAGTTTGGTTTCGGGCGTGGCATTTAGCCCCGACGGTCAAACCATTGTCTCTGCAAGTTCTGACAACACGGTGAAGCTGTGGAATTGCAACGGGCAACTACTGCAAACTCTCCAAGGTCATAGCAATTCGGTTTGGAGCGTGGCATTTAGCCCCGACAGTCAAACCATTGCCTCTGCAAGTGATGATAAGACGGTGAAGCTGTGGAATCGCAACGGGCAACTCCTGCAAACTCTCCAAGGTCATAGCAGTGGGGTTTGGAGCGTGGCATTTAGCCCCGACGGTCAAACCATTGTCTCTGCAAGTGATGACAAGACGGTGAAGCTGTGGAATCGCAACGGGCAACTCCTGCAAACTCTCCAAGGTCATAGCGATTCGGTTAGGAGCGTGGCATTTAGCCCCGATGGTCAAACCATTGCCTCTGCCAGTAATGACAAGACGGTGAAGCTGTGGAATCGCGACGGGCGACTCCTGCAAACTTTCCAAGGTCATAGCAGTGAGGTTTGGGGCGTGGCATTTAGCCCCGACGGTCAAACCATTGCCTCTGCAAGTTCTGACAACACAGTGAAGCTGTGGAACCGCAACGGGCGACTCCTGCAAACTCTCCAAGGTCATAGCAGTTGGGTTAATGGCGTGGCATTTAGCCCCGACGGTCAAACCATTGCCTCTGCCAGTAATGACAAGACTGCAAAGCTGTGGAATCGCAACGGGCAACTCCTGCAAACTCTCCAAGGTCATACCAGTTATGTTAATGGCGTGGCATTTAGCCCCGACGGTCAAACCATTGCCTCTGCAAGTTGGGACAAGACTGTGAAGCTGTGGAATCGCGACGGGCGACTCCTGCAAACTTTCCAAGGTCATAGCAGTTGGGTTTGGAGCGTGGCATTTAGCCCCGGCGGTCAAACCATTGCCTCTGCCAGTAATGACAAGACGGTGAAGTTGTGGAATCGCAACGGGCAACTCCTGCAAACTCTCCAAGGTCATACCGGTTCGTTTTTAGGCGTGGCATTTAGCCTCGATGGTCAAACCATTGCCTCTGCAAGTTCTGACAACACAGTGAAGCTGTGGAACCGCAACGGGCGACTCCTGCAAACTCTCCAAGGTCATAGCAGTTGGGTTAATGGCGTGGCATTTAGCCCCGACGGTCAAACCATTGCCTCTGCAAGTGATGATAAGACGGTGAAGTTGTGGAATCGCAACGGGCAACTCTTACAAACTCTCCAAGGTCATAGCAGTGGGGTTAATGGCGTGGCATTTAGCCCCGACGGTCAAACCATTGCCTCTGCAAGTTCTGACAAGACGGTGAAGTTGTGGAATCGCAACGGGCAACTCTTACAAACTCTCCAAGGTCATAGCAGTGGGGTTAATGGCGTGGCATTTAGCCCCGACGGTCAAACCATTGCCTCTGCAAGTTCTGACAAGACGGTGAAGCTGTGGAATCGCAACGGGCAACTCTTACAAACTCTCCAAGGTCATAGCAATTCGGTTTCGGGCGTGACATTTAGCCCCGACGGTCAAACCATTGCCTCTGCAAGTTTTGACAACACAGTGAAGCTGTGGAATCTCAATTTGGATGATTTAATGGTTAAGGGTTGTGCTTGGGTGCGCGATTATTTGCAAAATAACCCCAATGTGAATGAGAAGGATAAGCATTTATGTGATGATATTGGCACAAGCAGGTGA
- a CDS encoding alkaline phosphatase family protein has product MADTNDNGRNVIIFVADGLRNGSVNPIDTPTLYSVRQQGVSFANSHSLFPTFTTPNASAIATGHYLGDTGDFSNTIYTGFPSPNANGSVTPFIENDAVLGDIDEKFPGNNFLDEESLLAYARSQGFNTAAVGKLGPVAIQDVTQVNREGGTTGTIPTPDTIIIDDTTNGATPPLTAAGSPSAVPLDPDIVNRLQAAGLDVKPTTRVQPAGTNTTPGTLNANVAQQQYFADATTKVILPKFQEDGKPFALVYWSRDPDGSQHNQGDSLNTLTPGINGPTSKAGVKNADDNLKQLLDYLKSTGLDKTTDVFITSDHGFSTISKQAIDSQGTKTTSYAATQTYAGVNPGFLPAGFVAIDLAHDLGLPLYDPNPTTLPPDLNKIQYATVDATKGQRPISGNGVIGGTGEVINGQLDTGTKIVVAANGGSDLIYLPNGNADFAKQVVNLLSQKDYISGIFVDDAYGDIPGALPLSAIGLKGDAQTPVPSIVINFKTFSTDPSNPNNPQAQVEIADTTLQQGQGMHGSFGRGDTFNNMEAIGPDFKQSYVDYAPVSNADVTPTLAKILGLDIPSNGDLKGRAITEALVGGPDVVASTKEVLTSEETANGQATILDSQSVGNTQYFTAAGFDGRTVGLTTLDLQFGSTNSDDVTPKPNQTLFAGDGADFVEGTKDNTIVTGKGEDTVLVGSGSSVSTGDGNDQVFIGVNSPASNTSADGGNGNDEITVVEANGSNNLFGGAGADTLTIVEGSRQLSFGGSGNDTLKSNGSNNRLYGGSGDDKLFSSVNDSLFGGDGDDVLFAGQQGGNRLTGGTGADQFWIANASLPTSKNIVTDFAIGTDKIGLGGIGVTQFSALTLLQQGSDTLVKAGNTELASLVGVTSTSLTANDFVFSASVI; this is encoded by the coding sequence ATGGCTGATACAAACGACAACGGTAGAAATGTCATCATTTTTGTTGCGGATGGATTGCGTAACGGTTCTGTAAACCCAATTGATACCCCAACTTTATATAGTGTCCGTCAGCAGGGAGTTAGTTTCGCCAATAGCCATTCATTATTTCCCACATTTACCACCCCGAATGCTTCTGCGATCGCAACTGGGCATTATCTTGGTGATACAGGTGACTTTAGCAACACGATTTACACTGGTTTTCCAAGTCCTAATGCCAATGGTAGTGTCACGCCATTTATCGAAAATGATGCAGTTCTGGGGGATATCGATGAAAAATTCCCCGGTAACAACTTTCTAGATGAAGAGTCATTATTAGCTTACGCGCGATCGCAGGGTTTCAACACAGCAGCAGTTGGTAAACTAGGCCCAGTTGCTATCCAAGATGTCACACAAGTTAACCGAGAAGGTGGTACTACAGGTACTATTCCTACTCCCGATACAATTATTATTGATGACACTACAAATGGTGCAACCCCGCCTCTTACAGCCGCTGGTTCACCTTCTGCCGTTCCACTTGATCCAGATATTGTCAACCGCTTACAAGCGGCTGGTCTAGATGTAAAACCGACAACGCGAGTCCAGCCAGCTGGTACCAACACAACTCCTGGTACTCTAAATGCCAATGTGGCTCAACAACAATATTTTGCAGATGCGACTACCAAAGTAATTTTACCCAAGTTTCAAGAAGATGGTAAACCATTTGCATTGGTTTACTGGTCAAGAGATCCTGATGGTAGCCAACACAATCAGGGTGATAGTTTAAACACTTTGACACCAGGTATCAATGGCCCTACTTCCAAAGCTGGGGTCAAAAATGCTGATGATAATTTAAAGCAACTTCTTGACTATCTCAAGAGTACAGGCTTAGACAAGACTACTGATGTCTTTATTACTTCTGACCACGGTTTTTCTACTATTAGCAAACAAGCTATTGATAGCCAAGGCACAAAAACTACAAGTTATGCTGCCACTCAAACTTATGCGGGTGTAAATCCGGGATTTCTACCAGCAGGTTTTGTTGCAATTGATTTGGCTCACGATCTCGGTCTACCCCTGTACGATCCTAACCCTACAACCCTTCCCCCAGACCTCAACAAGATCCAGTATGCAACTGTTGATGCCACAAAAGGTCAACGTCCTATTTCTGGGAATGGTGTAATTGGTGGTACAGGTGAGGTAATTAATGGCCAACTTGACACAGGTACAAAAATAGTTGTAGCTGCAAATGGTGGCTCTGACTTAATTTATTTACCTAATGGCAATGCTGACTTCGCTAAACAGGTAGTGAATTTGCTCTCACAGAAAGACTACATCAGTGGGATTTTTGTAGACGATGCCTATGGAGACATCCCAGGTGCTTTACCACTGAGTGCGATCGGGCTAAAAGGTGATGCTCAAACACCAGTTCCATCTATAGTTATCAACTTCAAAACCTTTAGTACAGACCCAAGCAATCCAAACAACCCTCAAGCTCAGGTCGAAATTGCTGATACAACATTACAGCAAGGCCAGGGAATGCATGGCAGCTTTGGTCGAGGTGATACCTTCAATAACATGGAGGCTATTGGCCCTGATTTTAAACAAAGCTATGTGGACTATGCACCCGTTAGTAATGCTGATGTAACGCCTACCCTTGCTAAAATTCTGGGTTTGGACATTCCTAGTAATGGCGATTTGAAAGGTCGCGCCATCACAGAAGCACTAGTGGGAGGTCCCGATGTCGTTGCCTCTACTAAAGAAGTCTTGACTTCGGAAGAAACTGCTAATGGTCAAGCAACAATTCTGGATTCTCAAAGTGTAGGTAATACTCAGTACTTTACAGCCGCAGGGTTTGATGGTCGCACTGTTGGACTAACAACACTAGACCTTCAATTTGGTTCTACTAATAGTGATGATGTCACCCCCAAGCCAAATCAAACCTTATTTGCAGGTGACGGCGCAGACTTTGTAGAAGGTACTAAAGATAACACAATCGTGACTGGTAAAGGTGAAGATACGGTGTTAGTCGGCAGTGGCTCTTCAGTGTCCACAGGAGATGGTAACGATCAAGTTTTTATTGGCGTAAATAGCCCTGCTAGTAATACTAGTGCCGATGGTGGCAATGGTAATGACGAAATTACCGTAGTGGAAGCCAATGGTAGTAATAATTTGTTCGGAGGCGCAGGTGCTGATACTCTGACAATAGTTGAAGGTTCACGTCAACTATCCTTCGGTGGCTCAGGTAACGATACCCTCAAGAGTAACGGTAGCAATAACCGCCTCTACGGTGGTTCTGGAGATGACAAACTCTTCTCCAGTGTGAATGATTCGCTGTTTGGTGGCGATGGTGATGATGTCCTATTTGCTGGTCAACAGGGCGGTAATCGCTTAACTGGTGGTACTGGTGCTGACCAATTCTGGATTGCTAACGCCAGTCTGCCAACTAGCAAGAATATTGTGACTGATTTTGCGATCGGCACTGATAAAATCGGGCTGGGCGGTATTGGTGTTACCCAATTTAGTGCCTTAACTCTATTGCAACAGGGTAGCGACACTTTGGTGAAAGCCGGAAATACAGAGTTGGCTTCATTGGTTGGAGTTACATCGACTAGCCTAACAGCAAATGACTTCGTTTTCTCGGCTAGTGTAATTTAA
- a CDS encoding metallophosphoesterase codes for MALNFRFAVVSDLHVALPHTIWDHPSRFHLVEVSISAFKSVLEHLIQLDLDFLLLPGDLTQHGEPENHAWLQQYLGQLPFPVYVVPGNHDVPVLLADQQSIAFADFPYYYTKFGYEDPQQIYYVRQLLPGVKLIGLNSNFFNDQGEQVGCLDAKQLRWLEEVLAASVDELVLVMVHHNVVEHLPNQANHPLANRYMLSNSAELLQLLKRYGVKLVFTGHLHVQDIAYSDGVYDITTGSLVSYPHPYRVLEFHRDNQGKESLQIVSHRVESVPDFPDLQQSSRQWMGDRSFPFLVKLLTHSPLNLPLSQAKRLAPSLRDFWATIADGDAVLDYPQFPLEVRRYIETYSASAQSNPGMATGGTLTLIDNNSTLLLR; via the coding sequence ATGGCTCTCAATTTTCGCTTTGCGGTAGTTAGCGACTTACACGTCGCACTTCCCCACACAATCTGGGATCATCCTAGCCGTTTTCATCTGGTAGAAGTCAGTATCTCGGCGTTTAAAAGTGTACTGGAACATTTAATACAACTCGATTTAGATTTCTTATTGTTACCAGGAGATTTAACCCAACACGGCGAACCAGAGAACCACGCTTGGTTACAACAATATTTAGGCCAGCTACCTTTTCCTGTCTATGTTGTTCCTGGTAATCATGACGTTCCTGTGCTGTTGGCCGATCAGCAATCAATCGCTTTTGCAGATTTTCCTTACTATTACACAAAGTTTGGCTATGAAGATCCGCAGCAGATTTACTACGTTCGTCAATTACTCCCTGGAGTTAAGCTGATTGGACTGAATTCTAACTTCTTTAATGACCAGGGTGAGCAAGTGGGGTGTTTGGATGCCAAACAGCTACGGTGGTTAGAAGAGGTACTGGCGGCATCTGTTGATGAATTAGTTTTGGTGATGGTGCATCATAATGTGGTGGAACATTTGCCCAATCAGGCGAACCATCCACTGGCAAATCGCTATATGTTGTCCAATTCAGCAGAACTATTGCAGTTACTAAAGCGCTACGGAGTCAAGCTAGTATTTACGGGGCATTTGCACGTTCAGGATATTGCTTACTCAGATGGAGTATATGATATTACCACTGGTTCTTTAGTCAGCTATCCTCACCCTTATCGGGTGCTAGAGTTTCATCGCGATAACCAAGGTAAAGAATCGTTGCAAATTGTATCCCATCGGGTAGAGTCAGTGCCTGATTTCCCCGACTTGCAACAGTCATCGCGGCAATGGATGGGCGATCGCTCTTTTCCCTTTTTAGTCAAGCTACTAACTCACTCTCCATTAAACTTACCACTATCACAGGCAAAAAGATTAGCTCCTAGTTTGCGAGACTTCTGGGCAACTATTGCCGATGGAGATGCAGTCTTAGACTATCCCCAGTTTCCATTAGAAGTGCGTCGCTATATTGAGACTTATAGTGCATCAGCACAGTCCAACCCAGGCATGGCCACTGGTGGAACTCTTACACTGATTGATAATAACAGCACACTTTTGCTGCGTTAG
- a CDS encoding nucleoside deaminase has product MDEFMEVAIQEAKQGRQEGGIPIGSVLVKDGKILGKGHNKRVQDGDPVTHAEIDCLRNAGRVGSYRGTTLYSTLMPCYLCAGAVVQFGIKKVIVGESKTFPGAKEFMVSHGVEVIDLNLDDCEQMMSQFIGTNPELWNEDIGN; this is encoded by the coding sequence ATGGATGAGTTTATGGAAGTTGCTATTCAAGAAGCAAAACAAGGCAGACAAGAGGGTGGAATTCCTATTGGTTCGGTTCTTGTCAAAGATGGCAAAATTCTCGGCAAAGGACACAATAAACGTGTGCAAGATGGCGATCCTGTCACGCACGCGGAAATCGATTGTCTCCGCAATGCTGGGAGAGTTGGCAGCTACAGAGGCACTACACTCTATTCAACTTTAATGCCGTGTTACCTGTGCGCTGGGGCTGTGGTGCAATTTGGGATTAAAAAAGTCATCGTCGGAGAATCCAAAACTTTTCCTGGTGCTAAAGAATTTATGGTATCTCACGGTGTGGAAGTAATTGATCTTAATCTTGACGATTGCGAACAAATGATGAGTCAGTTTATTGGAACAAATCCCGAACTTTGGAATGAAGATATTGGGAATTAA